ATATGAGCGCACGCGGCAGGCCCCTGACGCAAGCGAAGGTCAAGGAATGGGCCACACGCCCAGGGCTGATTGTCCTGTGCGGGCGGTTTGAAGGGGTGGATCAGCGGGTGCTCGACAGCCGCGGGTTCGAAGAAATCAGCGTCGGCGACGCCGTCCTTGCGGGCGGAGAAGCGGCGGCGATGGTGACCATCGAGGCAGTGGTGCGACTTATACCGGGGGTTCTCGGCGCACAGGCCAGTCTCGATAATGAGAGCTTTGAGGATGGACTCCTGGAGCAGCCGCAGTTCACAAGACCGCGGACGTTCGAGGGCCTCGACATCCCCGAAGTGCTGCTGAACGGCGACCATAAAAAGGCTGCCAAGTGGCGACAGGAGCAAAGAGAGGCGACCACGAAGGAACGACGGCCTGATCTATGGGCGGCGTATCTTTCCAAATCACAGCTAAAAGGCAAATAAGCCTCAACGTGTCGAAAGACGCATAATTATTAGGAGCGTTCCTATGAACCTGCTGCAAAAGATTGAAGCCGAAGAAGTCGCCAAGATGCGCGGCACCAAGGTATTCCCCCAATTCCAGCCTGGCGACACCCTGCGCGTCAGCGTCAAGATCAAGGAAGGCGAGCGCGAACGCGTTCAGGCTTTCGAAGGCGTATGCATCGCCCGTGCCGGCGCCGGCATCAATGAAAACTTCACCGTCCGCAAGATCTCCTTCGGCGAAGGCGTTGAGCGCGTATTCCCGCTGCTGTCGCCGCTGATCGAAGGCATCGAAGTGAAGCGTCGCGGTGTTGTCCGTCGCGCCAAGCTCTACTATCTGCGCGATCGCCGCGGTAAGGCTGCCCGTATCGTCGAGCGTTCGATGAACTCGACGCGCGGCTCCAAGGGCGCCGAACTTCGCGCGCAACTGACCGCCGCTAAGTCCTCGGGCAACCCGGACGCCGAAGCGTAAGCTTTTAAACCGACCCAATAAAAAACCCCGCTCTGGCAACAGGGCGGGGTTTTTGTTGTTTGATCGCCGGCCTTAGAGCGTGTTCCGATCTGATTTTTTGTTTTGACGCGCTTTTTTATCCGAAAAGTGCGTCACACTTTTCGGAAAGCGCTCTAAAAGCTCGATGGCGCCGCACCCGGACCATAATCCTTGTCGGCGCTCAATACAGGCGCCGGCGCCAGACTGGAGGATGAGGACGACGCCGAGGTTTCACTACCAAACGGCATCAGGTTTTTAGGGAGATGCAGCAGATCCTTGACATCGGTTTCGAGATCGCCGGGCAAGCCCAGATCCTCGCGGATGAAGTGATAGGCCTTGTTGCTGGCGCAGCTACAGACGCGCAGTTCGTTATTCTTGTTGCGCCAGATGACGATGGGATAGGCGACATTGACCTTGCTGTTGCGCAACAGCGGCGCAAGCTGGTTGATGAAGTCGCGCGACGCCCAGACCACGCCCGAGCGCGCCAGATCGTTATCGGCCACGGCGATATTCTCGGCCTTCCAGGCTTCCGGAGCGGCATTGCGCCATTGCTGATAGAGCAGCCAGCTCCGGTTCAGCCACAGCTCGGCGATTGTCGAGCGTTCCTCCGGTGTCGATTGCTTGACATTGCCATTGTCCTCGCGGGCAAAAGCGACGATGCGGGTCTCGACGCCACCAGCCTGCAGGCGCGGAAACTCGACATCCTCATAGGCGCGGCACGGGGCGCAATCGCGGTAGGTGACGAGATAGACCCAGCGCTTGTCCACCGGCTTGGTCACGGCTGTGGTAATACCGGATGCGGGGCCTGTGGTAAGGACGTCCTTCTGGAAATCGGGCGAAACGTAATCGGCGCGCGTCAACAGGCTGGTAATGGCGGCGGCATCGGTCGGGCTGGCGATGGTGACCGGAGCATAACGCTGGACCTGATCCCACCACACCCAGTAACCGACGCCAAACAGGGTCGGGCAGATCACTACAAAGGCCATGGCCCATAGCAGGAATTTACGGTTCATATGTACCCCCACGCGCCTTGCGGCACCGCTCATCTGCGGCCGACTATAATCGTTAACGTGCTAACGCGAAAGGCATCATGGTTAATATAAGAAATCCATTCAAATGAACGGATAAGCGCCCTAACGCTGCAGAAACATCGTGCACAGGGCAAAAACCACACACCCTATGGCCATGACCCACAGAGCGACATAGGGCAGCAGCGCCTTGGGGCGGCGACGATCTTCGCTGACAGGTTTGACGCTTAGCGGTTTGGCAAGGCTATCGGGCATGAACCCGTCATATAGGGATGCGGCGTGATTGCCAAGGGCTTGCCGAGTGCTTGCTCAGATCGGGCAAACAGGTCTACCAAGGGCCATGGCGACACGGCATATTATCGACGAACTGATCCATGAGCGAGCGCCAGGGCTGGTGGCCTCGCCCGTCTGGCCTGTCGCGCAGCCTGTACTCTATGCCCTCCTGGGGCGCCATAAGGCCGTGCGCATGGCTGATGCGGTGGCGCACAAGGGCGGTGCGGAAAGCCTCGATTACGTCTCGAAACTGCTGTCGCTTGAGGTGGTCACCCGCGGTCTTGAGCGCGTGCCACAGTCCGGCCGCTGCGTCGTCGTCTGCAATCACCCGACCGGCATCGCTGATGGCATCGCCGTCTATGACGCCCTCCTGAAGCGCCGGCCTGACGCCATCTTTTTCGCCAATGCCGACGCCCTGCGCGTCAATCCGCGCTTCGCCGAGGCGCTTATTCCGGTGGAATGGGTCGAGGCCAAGCGCACGCGCGACAAGACCCGTGCCACCCTGCAAGGGGCGAAGGCCGCTTTCGAGGCCGAACGCTGCGTCGTCATGTTTCCGGCCGGACGGCTGGCCAGGCGCGATGCTCAGGGCCGGCTGGTCGATCCGGCGTGGGCGCCGACCGCTGTATCGCTGGCGCAGAAATATAACGCGGACATCGTGCCGATGCACCTTGCCGGGCCGGACAGCGTCTGGTTTCACCTGTTCAACCGTTTTTCGCAGGAACTGCGAGATATCACCCTGTTCCATGAGTTCCTCAACAAGGCCGGCAAGCGTTTCGACCTGACCGTGGGGCCGGTGATCGCGCCGCAGACCGAAGGGTTGGACACGGACAGCCTTAAGGCCTATGTCGAACAGACGCTGCAAGCCCATCCCGACGAGCCGTTTCATGCCTGATCTCACCAAAGCCCAAACCCTGCATTTGCCCGATGAAGCCGCCACAATCGATCTGGGCGCACGCCTCGCGCCCCAGCTTAAAAGCGGCGATATCGTCTATCTGCATGGCGGTCTCGGCATGGGCAAGTCGTCGCTGGCACGTGCCATCATCCGCACACTGACGAATCCCGATCAGGACGTGCCGTCGCCGACCTTTACCCTGATGCAGACCTATGACGCAGCGGATTTTCAGATCGCCCATCTCGACCTCTATCGTCTGAAAGCGCCGGAAGAATCTTACGAACTGGGCCTCGAAGACGCCTTGGCCTATAGCGTTTTGTTGATCGAATGGCCGGAGCGGCTGGGTCATTTGGGCTTTGACGATCGCCTCGATATCATCCTAGAAGAAGCCGATAGAGACCAGGGCCGAAAGGTCACGATAACACCGCATGGGCGCTTCAGAACATAATGCCGGATTTCAACTTTTCAGATCGTGAAAGTCTAAAACAGCGCTTCCTGAGCGATGCCGGTTTTGCCGATGCCACGCGCCAGCCCCTGCCCGGTGACGCCTCAACGCGCCACTATGAGCGTCTGATACGCGCCGATGGTCAAAGCTTTATGCTGATGGATCAGCCGCCCGTACCGGGGGCAGAGCTCTGCCTGCCGGGAGAAAGCGAAACCGAGCGGCGGGCATCGGGCTATTTCGCCCTGGCGCGCCTTTCTGGCGGCCGCATTGAGGCCTTTGTGGCGGTGGCCGACTATTTGCGGGCGCAAGGGCTATCGGCGCCGGACATCATCGCGGTGGACTTCAGGCAATGGCCTGCTGATCAGCGAAGACCTGGGCTCCGATGTCTTTGTGACCCTGATCGACCAGGGGCAGGACGCAACGCCGCTTTATCTGGCAGCCATCGAGGTTCAGGCCAAGCTGCACGCGGTGACGCCGCCGGACGTGCTGCCGGGTGGCTGGCCCCTGCTCGACTATGACACTCTGGCGCTGAAAACAGGCGCCGAGGTCTTCACCGAGTGGTATCCGCGCTATGATCCCGCCTGCACGCTGGATACGATGGCCCTGGCTGAATGGGAAGCGCTGTGGGCGCCCTTGCGCCAGCGCGCTGAAGCCGGCGCAACCGTCTTTATCCATCGCGATTTCCACGCCGAAAACCTGCTGTGGTTGCCAGAACGCGAGGGCGTTCAGCGCGTCGGGCTGATCGATTTTCAGGATGCCCTGCGCGCGCACCCGTCCTGGGATCTGCTGTCGCTGTTGCAGGACGCCCGCCGTGATGTGTCGCCCGAGCTGGAAGCCCTGTGTCTGGATCATTATTTCAAATTGCGTCCGCAGGTCGATCGCGTCGCCTTCATGCGCGACTATACGGCGCTGGCCACGCTTAACGCCGCGCGTATCCTCGGCGTATTCGCCCGTCTGGTGACGCGGGATCACAAACCGAAATATGCGGCCTTCATGCCGCGCATGTGGGGGCACCTAAGCCGCAATCTTCGTGCCGACGGCATGGAGGGCTTGCGCGACTGGTTCGGCCGCTATGGGTTCAACGACAGGCTGATATCATGACACGCGCCCCTGAAACCGCCTTTATTCTGGCCGCCGGCCTGGGTACGCGGATGCGTCCGCTGACCGATGACAGGCCGAAAGCCTTGGTCGAGGTCGGCGGGCGGACCCTGATCGACCACATGCTCGATCGCCTCAAGGCGGCGGGCGCGAAGCGTTTCGTCGTCAATGTCCACTACTTCGCCGATAAGCTGGAAGCGCATCTGAAAACACGCAGCGATCTCGATATCATCATTTCAGACGAGCGCGCGGCCCTGCTGGAAACCGGCGGCGGCCTGAAAAAAGCCCGCCCCCTGCTGGGTGACGATCCGGTCTGGATCGTCAATACCGACAGCGTCTGGCTGGAAGAGGCTGGGCATGACGCCATGAACGATCTGGCGCGATTGTGGAACCCAAACACCATGGACGCCGCCTTGATGCTCGCTCCGCTTGAGCGTTCCATGGGCTTTGATGGCGCGGGCGATTTCTTTCTGGACGGCACCGCCTTGCGCTTTCGCGTTGAGGCAGCGCAGTCGCCCTATGCCTATATGGGCGTGCAGATCACCAAGCCACAGATTGTCGATGGCGTCGATGAAGCGGCCTTTTCGCTGTCGAAAATCTGGCGCAAACTCGCGCCTGAAGGTCGTCTGCACGGCAGCGTCATGACCGGCGACTGGATGCACGTCGGTGATCCGGCGGCGCGCGATGCCGCCGAGGCGTGCCTTAGGTCATGAACGACATTTTCGCCAGACAAGGACCGCGCTGGTTCACCATCCCGTCGGGGCGGTGCTTCCTCAACGATCTGGCCAAGGGTATCTGTCAATCGCTCGGTGACCGGCTCTCAACGGCGCAAATCCTGACGCCGACACGGCGCGGCGCGCGTTCGATGGCGCGATCGTTTTCGCAACAGGCGCGCGGTGGGGCCTTGCTGCTGCCGCAGATCCGCGCCATCGGCGACCTCGATGAGGGCGAGCCGCCGTTTGATCTCGAATCGCTGGGGCTTGATCTGCCGCCGGCGCTTTCCCCCCTGCGCCGTCGCTTCGAGCTGGCGCGCCTGATCACGGCTGAATATGACGGGCTCGAAGGCCGCGAGGTGTCCGCCCGACTGGCGCTCGAACTGGCCGACAGCCTGGCGGGTTTCTTCGATTCGCTGGCGCTGGAAGAGGTTGATGCGGTCGGCAAACTGGAAAATCTCGTCTCGGGTATTGGCGAAGACCAGTATGCGCTCGAAGGCTGGGCCAGCCATTGGCAGATTTCGGCGAAATTCCTCAATGTGGCCGTGCGCCAATGGCCGAAACGCCTGCATGACCTGGGCCTGATGGACCCATCAAAACGGCAGGTGACACTGATCCGTCGTCTGGTTAATCAGTGGACGGA
The window above is part of the Asticcacaulis sp. MM231 genome. Proteins encoded here:
- the trmD gene encoding tRNA (guanosine(37)-N1)-methyltransferase TrmD, yielding MSDPTPYQVTVLTMFPEAFPGPLGVSLIGTAWKESARWALETLDIRNFSSDKRGFLDDTPAGGGPGQVLKADVIAQALDSIEFNDRSLVYMSARGRPLTQAKVKEWATRPGLIVLCGRFEGVDQRVLDSRGFEEISVGDAVLAGGEAAAMVTIEAVVRLIPGVLGAQASLDNESFEDGLLEQPQFTRPRTFEGLDIPEVLLNGDHKKAAKWRQEQREATTKERRPDLWAAYLSKSQLKGK
- the rplS gene encoding 50S ribosomal protein L19, which translates into the protein MNLLQKIEAEEVAKMRGTKVFPQFQPGDTLRVSVKIKEGERERVQAFEGVCIARAGAGINENFTVRKISFGEGVERVFPLLSPLIEGIEVKRRGVVRRAKLYYLRDRRGKAARIVERSMNSTRGSKGAELRAQLTAAKSSGNPDAEA
- a CDS encoding GNAT family N-acetyltransferase — protein: MATRHIIDELIHERAPGLVASPVWPVAQPVLYALLGRHKAVRMADAVAHKGGAESLDYVSKLLSLEVVTRGLERVPQSGRCVVVCNHPTGIADGIAVYDALLKRRPDAIFFANADALRVNPRFAEALIPVEWVEAKRTRDKTRATLQGAKAAFEAERCVVMFPAGRLARRDAQGRLVDPAWAPTAVSLAQKYNADIVPMHLAGPDSVWFHLFNRFSQELRDITLFHEFLNKAGKRFDLTVGPVIAPQTEGLDTDSLKAYVEQTLQAHPDEPFHA
- the tsaE gene encoding tRNA (adenosine(37)-N6)-threonylcarbamoyltransferase complex ATPase subunit type 1 TsaE, whose protein sequence is MPDLTKAQTLHLPDEAATIDLGARLAPQLKSGDIVYLHGGLGMGKSSLARAIIRTLTNPDQDVPSPTFTLMQTYDAADFQIAHLDLYRLKAPEESYELGLEDALAYSVLLIEWPERLGHLGFDDRLDIILEEADRDQGRKVTITPHGRFRT
- a CDS encoding phosphotransferase, yielding MDQGQDATPLYLAAIEVQAKLHAVTPPDVLPGGWPLLDYDTLALKTGAEVFTEWYPRYDPACTLDTMALAEWEALWAPLRQRAEAGATVFIHRDFHAENLLWLPEREGVQRVGLIDFQDALRAHPSWDLLSLLQDARRDVSPELEALCLDHYFKLRPQVDRVAFMRDYTALATLNAARILGVFARLVTRDHKPKYAAFMPRMWGHLSRNLRADGMEGLRDWFGRYGFNDRLIS
- a CDS encoding nucleotidyltransferase family protein, giving the protein MTRAPETAFILAAGLGTRMRPLTDDRPKALVEVGGRTLIDHMLDRLKAAGAKRFVVNVHYFADKLEAHLKTRSDLDIIISDERAALLETGGGLKKARPLLGDDPVWIVNTDSVWLEEAGHDAMNDLARLWNPNTMDAALMLAPLERSMGFDGAGDFFLDGTALRFRVEAAQSPYAYMGVQITKPQIVDGVDEAAFSLSKIWRKLAPEGRLHGSVMTGDWMHVGDPAARDAAEACLRS